From a region of the Stegostoma tigrinum isolate sSteTig4 chromosome 25, sSteTig4.hap1, whole genome shotgun sequence genome:
- the LOC125463323 gene encoding inhibitor of nuclear factor kappa-B kinase-interacting protein-like isoform X1, whose protein sequence is MSSEVKQRKKNVAGCKQSDGVREQAARGKVSEGPVRNVLCLLSLLASAAMAGLMFQQSAKFADVEQKYQQLYMKSVAAQALEDEINKVSKKCESAHEIMSKLKDHSLLKQVEYLQTEIMKMKLWSSTITEKRNKLDEKLVSLSDTIDRIDKNTVQISSDVTTKLSGVRTDIRRISGLDSDISLLKDSLRELENKVNNVEKTAVHNIGNLIATSVERVTQIKNLVSGNTDKIGLLQKKLTELKAEDNKLSDRLLSLENSRAKLIKAVMFANDLKPKVYNVKKSFSLLEPQVNDLIERIGQISSDLLKRNEDIANLRKELANCTAIVNDSQNANNRLSQITTVDQ, encoded by the exons ATGTCCAGTGAAGTGAAGCAGAGGAAGAAGAACGTGGCCGGCTGCAAGCAGAGCGACGGAGTGAGGGAGCAGGCTGCGAGAGGGAAGGTGTCAGAGGGCCCTGTGAGGAATGTGCTGTGTTTGCTGTCGCTACTCGCCAGTGCGGCCATGGCGGG GCTCATGTTCCAGCAGTCAGCTAAGTTCGCTGATGTGGAACAAAAATATCAGCAGCTGTACATGAAATCTGTAGCTGCCCAGGCCTTGGAAGATGAAATTAACAAAGTTTCAAAAAAG TGTGAAAGTGCACATGAAATTATGAGCAAACTTAAAGATCATTCTCTGCTGAAACAAGTAGAATACCTGCAAACAGAAATCATGAAAATGAAGTTATGGTCATCCACCATCACTGAAAAAAGAAATAAGTTGGATGAAAAATTAGTTTCTCTTTCTGATACCATTGACAGGATAGACAAGAATACAGTTCAAATATCTAGCGATGTCACCACAAAACTTTCTGGTGTCAGAACTGACATTCGGCGAATATCTGGTCTGGATTCAGATATTAGTTTGCTGAAAGATTCTTTGCGTGAACTGGAAAACAAGGTGAATAATGTGGAGAAAACTGCTGTTCACAACATCGGGAACTTAATTGCAACCAGTGTTGAAAGAGTCACCCAAATTAAGAATTTGGTATCTGGAAATACAGACAAAATTGGATTACTACAGAAGAAATTGACTGAATTGAAGGCTGAAGATAATAAACTTTCAGACAGACTTTTGAGTTTGGAAAACAGTCGAGCTAAACTTATTAAAGCAGTTATGTTTGCCAATGATCTTAAACCTAAAgtttacaatgttaaaaagagTTTCTCTCTCTTGGAGCCACAAGtaaatgatctaattgaaaggaTTGGACAAATTTCTTCTGATCTACTGAAAAGAAATGAGGATATTGCCAATTTAAGGAAAGAACTAGCTAATTGTACTGCAATTGTAAATGACAGTCAGAATGCAAACAATCGTCTGAGTCAGATCACTACAGTGGATCAATGA
- the LOC125463323 gene encoding inhibitor of nuclear factor kappa-B kinase-interacting protein-like isoform X2: MSSEVKQRKKNVAGCKQSDGVREQAARGKVSEGPVRNVLCLLSLLASAAMAGLMFQQSAKFADVEQKYQQLYMKSVAAQALEDEINKVSKKLESSEEVLQKALSSSSDMTLFEQEMSELRNSMISLQNKEQMIARKMQLVNKNFQNISDTWKQSLNEINGEIANLKSESKSMHNKISSEINIVEQGVKDLSKKMEDLEGSTMRNTKAIERQEEEDLGGLEKQANWNTKTIEQLVEQQINLISKNKELVEKLSDYEPKLNECQKQLPIIDNGVHSVLKISSELLSTEKKIEDMTVQIFNLEDNMLKVVTEILDIKKELEMLLSDGAK, encoded by the exons ATGTCCAGTGAAGTGAAGCAGAGGAAGAAGAACGTGGCCGGCTGCAAGCAGAGCGACGGAGTGAGGGAGCAGGCTGCGAGAGGGAAGGTGTCAGAGGGCCCTGTGAGGAATGTGCTGTGTTTGCTGTCGCTACTCGCCAGTGCGGCCATGGCGGG GCTCATGTTCCAGCAGTCAGCTAAGTTCGCTGATGTGGAACAAAAATATCAGCAGCTGTACATGAAATCTGTAGCTGCCCAGGCCTTGGAAGATGAAATTAACAAAGTTTCAAAAAAG CTGGAATCATCAGAAGAAGTCCTGCAGAAAGCACTGTCATCCAGCTCAGACATGACCCTCTTCGAACAGGAGATGTCAGAGCTCCGTAACAGTATGATTAGCCTACAGAATAAAGAACAGATGATAGCGAGAAAAATGCAGCTTGTCAATAAaaactttcaaaatatttcagacaCCTGGAAACAaagtttaaatgaaataaatggcGAGATTGCCAACTTGAAGTCAGAGTCAAAGAGCATGCATAACAAAATTTCATCGGAAATTAATATAGTTGAACAAGGTGTGAAGGATCTCTCAAAAAAGATGGAAGATTTAGAAGGGAGCACAATGAGAAATACTAAGGCAATTGAGCGGCAAGAGGAGGAAGACTTGGGTGGCCTCGAGAAGCAAGCAAACTGGAATACGAAAACCATTGAGCAATTAGTTGAACAACAGATCAATTTGATTTCAAAGAATAAAGAGTTAGTAGAAAAACTCTCTGATTACGAACCTAAGCTTAACGaatgtcaaaaacaacttcccaTAATTGATAATGGTGTCCACTCTGTTCTTAAGATATCCAGTGAACTCCTAAGCACTGAAAAGAAAATAGAAGACATGACAGTCCAGATATTTAATTTGGAGGACAATATGCTGAAAGTAGTAACTGAGATATTGGACATAAAAAAAGAGCTGGAAATGTTATTGTCTGATGGTGCAAAGTAA
- the LOC125463323 gene encoding inhibitor of nuclear factor kappa-B kinase-interacting protein-like isoform X3: MFQQSAKFADVEQKYQQLYMKSVAAQALEDEINKVSKKCESAHEIMSKLKDHSLLKQVEYLQTEIMKMKLWSSTITEKRNKLDEKLVSLSDTIDRIDKNTVQISSDVTTKLSGVRTDIRRISGLDSDISLLKDSLRELENKVNNVEKTAVHNIGNLIATSVERVTQIKNLVSGNTDKIGLLQKKLTELKAEDNKLSDRLLSLENSRAKLIKAVMFANDLKPKVYNVKKSFSLLEPQVNDLIERIGQISSDLLKRNEDIANLRKELANCTAIVNDSQNANNRLSQITTVDQ, from the exons ATGTTCCAGCAGTCAGCTAAGTTCGCTGATGTGGAACAAAAATATCAGCAGCTGTACATGAAATCTGTAGCTGCCCAGGCCTTGGAAGATGAAATTAACAAAGTTTCAAAAAAG TGTGAAAGTGCACATGAAATTATGAGCAAACTTAAAGATCATTCTCTGCTGAAACAAGTAGAATACCTGCAAACAGAAATCATGAAAATGAAGTTATGGTCATCCACCATCACTGAAAAAAGAAATAAGTTGGATGAAAAATTAGTTTCTCTTTCTGATACCATTGACAGGATAGACAAGAATACAGTTCAAATATCTAGCGATGTCACCACAAAACTTTCTGGTGTCAGAACTGACATTCGGCGAATATCTGGTCTGGATTCAGATATTAGTTTGCTGAAAGATTCTTTGCGTGAACTGGAAAACAAGGTGAATAATGTGGAGAAAACTGCTGTTCACAACATCGGGAACTTAATTGCAACCAGTGTTGAAAGAGTCACCCAAATTAAGAATTTGGTATCTGGAAATACAGACAAAATTGGATTACTACAGAAGAAATTGACTGAATTGAAGGCTGAAGATAATAAACTTTCAGACAGACTTTTGAGTTTGGAAAACAGTCGAGCTAAACTTATTAAAGCAGTTATGTTTGCCAATGATCTTAAACCTAAAgtttacaatgttaaaaagagTTTCTCTCTCTTGGAGCCACAAGtaaatgatctaattgaaaggaTTGGACAAATTTCTTCTGATCTACTGAAAAGAAATGAGGATATTGCCAATTTAAGGAAAGAACTAGCTAATTGTACTGCAATTGTAAATGACAGTCAGAATGCAAACAATCGTCTGAGTCAGATCACTACAGTGGATCAATGA